The genomic stretch TCCCAATACGGCTATAGAAGCTACTTGCGTAGTTGTTCCGGTAAAAAAGGCTTCATCCATATTTTGGATCTCGGTTTGTGGAACAGGCTTTTCAAGGGTTGGAATGTTCATTTCTTTACAGAGTTTTAGAACAATTTGCCTGCTTATACCATCTAATATATGTTCATTGGCCGGGTGGGTGATCACAGTACCATCCTTTACAAAAAAGATATTGGTATGCGAACCTTCCGAAATCATACCATCACGGACCAATGCAGCTTCATCTGCGCCGGATTCCATAGCGGATTCATTGGTCATAATGTTGCCGAGCAACGAAATGGACTTAATATCGCATCGGTGCCATCTAAAATCAGGTTCCAAAATGGCTTTCATGTTTTTAGGGTTGATGGAGGGCAGGTCATACGGAAGGGCATACATCATCACGGTGGCAGGCGCACCTTTTGGAAACGAGTGTTTTCGTGGGGCAACACCACGGGTGACCTGCATGTAGATCAAACAGGATTTGTCCGTTAAATCCGAGGCTTTGAGCAGCGGTTCCAAGGCATCGTCAATAGTTTTAACATGGAACGAAACACCTATTTTGTTCAAATTATCTTGCAGTCGGTCCAAATGCGCCTTTTTATAAAAAATTCCGTTCTCCAATTGCACCATAACTTCGTAGATGCCATCCCCGAATAAAAAACCACGATCAAAAACAGATATTTTGGCGTCTTCGGCCGATATTATTTTTCCATTTAAAAAGACTTTTTCAGGAAAGTTTCCCTTGGGCAACATGTGGTCGGTTTTGGAAGGAAAAATACATAGGGTACATTTCCACGATCTTACCATGTGAAGGTAATGGATATTTACCAAAAGAAAAACCAAGTGCCCAAAAGTTATGGGGACCTGGTTTTGTCTCGGGGGACTTTTAAACGGGGTCGGTTTTAAAATTTTAAAACCGACCGATTGCTATGGGGGATACACCGCTTGTGTTATCGTTGTACGTTTTCCAAGGTTTCACTTTTTTCCACAATAATAAAGTCCGAGCGCCTGTTCATCAAGTGTTCTTGCTCGCTGCACTTTACACCATTGGCACACTTGTTTTTCAATCGATATTCACCATAACCGTCGGCACTTACGATTCTGTCGTGGTCAATGCCTTTGGATATTAGGTATCGCATGGTCGATTTTGCCCTGTCGTCCGAAAGTTTAAAATTATATTGGTCGGTGCCCCTGGAGTCGGTATGTGATTCAATTTTTATTTTGATATCCGGGAACTCCCGCATGGCGTAGAGTACTTTTTCCAATTCTATCTCGGCCCTTGGGGTAATATCGGATTTGTCATATTCAAAATAGATGGGGTTTACCTTGATTTTTTCGATATCCCCTTCCTTGACCACCAAACTTTCAAAAGGAGTAAGGTATATCATGTTTTCTTCCGAAGCTTCCTCGGGATTTTCTCCCGTGGTGATAATCACTTCCTCTTTGGTGAAGCGGGGCTTGGAGAATACAAGTTTGTTCTCTTTGTTGCAGGGCAAAGTAATGTTAAAGTAGCCATTATCATCCGTTTGCAGCGCACTTACAAATCCGGTAGCACCATCATAAAGTTCAATTTTGGACATGGGTATGGGATCTCCCGTATTTTTGTTCAGTACGTAACCGGAATACACCAGGCAATCAACCGGCTTAGCTTCATTTATTTGGTAAATATCATCATCCCCAGCGCCTCCAAATCGATTGGACGCAAAGAAGGCAAGGTCTTTTTTTGCACTGAATATCAAAGAGAAATCATCCATGTTTCCATTTATGGGCTCCCCTAAATTGTTGGGCAGCTCAAATTGGTTCATGGACAATATGGTGGAAGCAAAGACATCCAGCCCGCCCAGCCCGTAATGGCCGTCCGAAGAAAAATAAAGGGTATCGCCATCAATATATGGGAACATTTCACGCCCTTTGGTATTTATTTGTTTGCCCAAATTTTTTGGTGGCGATACGGCATCGCCGTCCATTCCCAGTTCCACCACATAAATATCGCTGTGACCGTAGCCGCCCGGCATATTGGAAGTGAAGTACAGGAATTTACCGTCCGGGCTAACGGCAGGATGCCCGCAGGAGTAATTTTTACTGTTAAAGGATAGTGAGGTAACCTCTATAAGTTTGTTCTGGTAAATGCTCCCTTTTAATATCTGCATATTGGAGAGACCGTCGTTGTTGGCGCTCAACTTGTTCTTTTTAATGTAGTTCCGGGTAAAATATACGGTTTGGGAACCCGGTGCAAAGGCCACATTGGCATCGTGGTAGTCCGAGTCCATGTTGTCCAAGAATTTTTCTGGGACAAAGTCCGGAATATTGGGATTGGTAAGGTAGACATCCAAGTAGGGCTGATTGTTCCAGGGATATATTTTTCCCTTTGATTCCGATGTATCCCTCGCGGATGCAAAAACCAGCATATCGTTGAACATGGCAGGGGCAAAATCGGATTTTTTACTGTTGAAGGCCAACTTTTGAATCTCAAACTTTGGATTTTCTTCCCTAAGCCCTTCCAATTGCTCTTTTTGTGCGAGAATCATTTTCAATCTATCCTGATCGGAGTAAAAATCCTTGAGCAATTGGTCCGCTTTTTCGGGTTCCATACTTGCCTTTAAGCACTGTACAAGTTTTATAATGTTGCTTTCGCCCACATTTTGTCCTTGCACGGCATAGAGTTTCACATACCAATCCTTTGCGCTCTGGTACTCGCCCATGTTAAAGTGGGCATCGGCCAACCGTTGAATTATATGGGTCGATTTTTTTTGGTCCTGCGAGGCAAGGTCACTGTAAAGTGCTATCGCCTTTTCAAATTTAAAATCATCAAAGTATTGATCTGCCCTATCCAATTTGCTCTGGGCAAGGCTGATTAAGGACGTGCCTAAGGCTATAACTAGTATTATTTTTTTCATAATGATTTTTTTTAAAAGAAACGGGGGGACAATGCTCTTTTGTTGATATCAAAAACAGTGAACTTAAGAATGATCTCGTGGGACCCATCGTTGTAGTTTTCAAGACCGGTCAAAGAATAATCATAGGCGTAGCCAATGAAGAATTTGCTTCCTAAATGAAAACCGGCCAATGCACTTAGGGCATCGTCGTACCTGTAGGCCAGACCAAGGTTCACTTTTTCCTGAATCAAGAAATTGGCGGATACATCTACGGTGAGCGGTGCTCCGGCAATATGTTTTGTAAGCATGGCGGGCTTAAACTTTAGTGATGGTGAAAGGTCGAACACATATCCGCCCATAAAATAGTATTGACTTTTTCTATCGGTCACCTCTCGGTCATCATCATTGTAGATTTCCGAGTTCAAAAAGTTATCGGTGGAGGCGCCCAAATACCAATGATCGCTGTAAAAGAATGCCCCGAACCCGACAATGGGTCTTGTTTTGTTAAGGTTTTCGCTAAAAACAGGGTCCAGGTCATCGTTGAAATTTCCTTTGGACCAGTCTATACTCAGAATATCGGCCCCGGCGTTGATCCCGAGCGACAGCTTTGTGCTTGCTCCCGTGGTAAGCTCATAGGCAAAATGCCCATTGACCCGAACATTGTTGGAGGCACCGATATTGTCGTTGATGGCGGTGAGCCCAAGTCCTACCTTTTCACCTGTCCTGCCCTGAACGGTAAAGGATTGTGTTTCCGGAGCTCCATCCAGGCCCACCCATTGGGAGCGGTAAAGGACATTTGCTTCGAAATTCGCCGATGTGCCCGTGTAGCCTGAATTGAGTACTGTGGTATTGTACATGTATTGCGTATACTGCGGGGCTTGTTGTGCCTTTGCGCCAAAATGAAGTAGGACAATGCACAATGTAACCATCATTTTATATTGAATGTTATTTATCATAATTGATAGAATTGATATGTGAATGTTAAAAGGCTTTGGATTATCGGGCGAGCTGTAACCAGCCTACAAGGTTTCGGTTCAGTTCTGGAATATTGACGACGTAATAATATGTTCCCGAAGGAAGATGATCTCCTTTGTTAAGGATTCCATTTACATTTGCTATGCCGTTCCAAGTGTTCCGGTAGTCGACCGCCTTGAAGACGGTATTGCCGTTTCTATTAAAGACCTCAATGGTATTGGAATAATCTTCGATACATTCTATTTCGAAGAAATCATTGAATCCATCGTTATTGGGAGAGAACTCGTTATAGACCATGAGACAGAATTCCTCATCCAATACTTCCCCACATTCAATCGTTGCAACATCCAGTTCAAAAGCATCCGAGGGAGTACAAGCTGCAGGGTCGTCGTACGCTATGCTTATCGAATTTTCTTGGAGGCTGGTCCAATTGACCGATACAAAGTCATCCGTGATGCCGCCACCGTCAACAACGGTTCCGCCGGTCACAGTCCATGAATAGTTTTGCTTTCCACTTTCGGTGGTGTAGGTATATTCTTGGTTGATACAGGCATCTTCGGATTGGCCGGTAAGGGTGATCGGTTCATCTTCCTGTAATACAACGGTGACTTCCAAACGGGTTGGGCTTTCGCAACCACTTGTTTCCTCTAAAGAAAGATAATAGGTGCCATCCGAGAGCAGTGTCGACGCATCCAGTTCCTGACCGCCCGTGGCACTATCATAAAATAGGATATTGGATTCGTTTACCTGAATATCCGCTAAAGTGAGTCCCGCACTTGCACAGAAGGTCTGTGTTACCGAATTGGTAGTGGGGGTGCGACCTTCAAGATTGACAATTATTTCCAACAATGATGTGCTGATACAACCTTCTGCACTAACATTGGCAACGAAATAGGACTCTCCATCCACCAAAGGTGTGGTGACGTCCAACGTTGTGTTTGCACCGGCATCGGCAAAGAAAAGTATATTGGATTCGTTTACCTGAATATCGGCCAATGTTGGATTCTCGCTTGCGCAAAAAGTCTGTGTGGTCTCGCTTGCGGTGGGCGTTGACGGATTGATTAGATTAACCGTGATGCCCACCCTTACAAGCACTTCAAGGGGAACACCCAAAATTCCGGCAAAGTATACTTCGCCATCCACCAAAGGTGTGCCAAGGTCTAGTGCAAGGGCCGCATCCAAACTATCAAAGAATGCAATATTGTCCACATTAACCACTAAATCCAATAATGTAGGGTTGTCCGATGCGCAGAAAGTCTGGACCAAATCGTCAATGATCAAGTCGGGAATGTCTATATCAATGCCTCCGGTAAGGGAACAAAGACCACCATCCACAAATACTTCAATGGCGCTGTTGGCGTCCAAGGATAGATCTATACCATTTACGTCTACACTAAAATCAAGGTTGGCATCCAAAACCCCGTTAAAAGTTTGTCCATTAACGGAAAGGATAATGGCATCCCCTGGACTTGCATCACCACTAATGCTTCCCGATACATTAAATGTCGGGTCTACTTGAAATATGTCGGACAATATATCCAGTGTGATAACAGGTGTCGCATCTATTGCAATGCTAGCCCCCGAATCCACTATTTGTACTGTTGCGGATTGTAAGTCACCAGCGGCATTTTCGCAACCTGCCGATGATTCGGTCACCCTTGCATAATAGGTATAGGGACTCCCTCCTTGGTCCAGCCCGCTAATGATCAGTGCCCCATCTTCGGGATCTATGGTATAAGTTACAGCACCAACGGTTAAACCGTCTGTGATTTCGTTGGTTGCATTGGCATCGAAGAACCAAGTGTATGTCCCATCAATATCGCTAGAGGGAGTCAAAACTACATTGTTGGACGAACAAATTGGGGATTCATCACCGATAATGTCTATATCAGCAGCCGTAGGTATGTCCACCACATTTACCTCCACGGGGATTCTTGGGGACTCTTCCGGGCAACTTGGGTTTGCAGCTGCCACATAATAGGTGGTGCTGGCAGTTAAAACCGGCGTGGTGTAGGGATCTCCGGAGTTTACGGTGGCCAATAGATTTCCGTTGGTTTCGGAGTCGTACCATCTAAGTTCGTTGCCGGCTGCGGTAGTTGCCACCAAATCGACGGATTCTCCCGTACATATACTTACATCTTGTGAACTTGCATCGAGTTCGGGCAAAGCAGGGGCACGATATACTTCATAAAGATCAAAGGATTGCGCAATATCAACATTTAATAGGGAGGATAGTCGGAAGGTGACCCGGTTGGCCTGTCCCGATGGATCTAACGGAATAGTGGCCACTTGCCCTCCTTCCAGAAGCCCCAAAAGATCTAAATCCAACAAAGCGGAAAGATTTCCAGAAAAAATAGGTGATTCGGAACCATTTTGGGCAATCACTTGGATGTTGTCGGCTACGCCCAACGTAAGCAGGGAGGGGTCTACGGCAAGGCGCACATAAAAGTTGTCTCCAGGTTGAGAGAGGGAGTCAAAATAGACCGTCTGCTCAATGCTGGCGGCCACGCCCAAAACACCAAGACCTACTTCCGAAGCTGTATTCAAGTCCCCATCTATGGCCAAGTTTGGGTTTGTAACGCCTGCACCACCAAGCCCTAGAAGGTCCAAAGAAAGACCGCTTCCATCAAAGGAGGTATAGGAGGGAGTTCCGCACAAGCTGGGGTCTCCGCCGTAAAAGGCTCCAAATACATCCAAGCTCCGGGTATTGAACAGACCAAGGACTGAACCAATCTGGTTTTCAATACGTACCCTGTTGTAATCGTCTTCCGGTGCAATGGCGAGGTAAAAATCATTATTGGCATCCGTTACCACTCTAAGTTGGTCGGAGGAGAAGGCATTAGTGCCAAATGATGATTCTTGGAGAACATTGTTGTCGTTGTTTTTTACGGTTACTATAAACTGTTGGTTTCCTATTAGTACTACACCAAGTACATTGGATAGCAGACTTCCCAGGCTGCCCCCCAGCAACGATGGCAATAGGTCATCCTCTGTTTCAATTTTTACAAAAGATTGTGTATTGGATGTCAAAGTAGATGGAAATTCCAGTTCAAGATGTCCATCGTAGGCACCCACGCCTAACGCCAAACCAGAACTTGCCCTTACGTTGGCGGAGGTGGAAAGGTCCCCGTCGATAGCATTTGTAGAGTTGTCAACTTCGTCCTCACTATTAATAGTTGTGGCGAAGGTCTGTGCTTCCAATGTCCAAGCTGAAGACAATAGCAAAATGAGAAATAAGCACTTTTTTCCTAATAGTAATAATTGATCCATAAAAAATGTTTTTCATTATTATAAAAAACGCAATGAATCGACTAATATTTTATGATGTAGGAAAAAACTGTTTAATAAATAGGAAAAATGAATAAAGTGTTGATCTTTAAGTATTTGGTTAAATCCGCTTAAAATCTAGGGTTTGCCGCTATTGAATTCGTTTTTGGCAATGGATTAAAATTTGTAGGAAATTATTTTTTATAATGAAAGAAATAGATGTGTTTTAAGATGATATACTTATCTGTAAAACATTTGGGTAAAGTAAAAAACACCATTAGCGTCCGCTTGTGCGCTAACAGCCGAAAAGATGTAGTCGCCTTCTATTGCCCTTCGGTGGGAATCACTTTTTAACCAAGCATCTACCACGCCTTTGGCCGTCACAAAATTCCTGCCCACAATTTCGGATACGTAATTGGCCTTGGCCTCTACGGTAAGATTGGATGACCTCTGATCAAAATCATCGTGGCTGATCGCTTGTTTGTTGATCATATCCTTGGTATGCGCAATGGCATAATCATAGGCAATACCATCAAATTCAAGAGTGTTCATGCCTATAGAGGCCCTGTGTTGGTTGACAAGCTCAAGAATTTCTTCCTCCATCGAGGATACTTGATTTTTGTAGTAGGTTGTTTCAACTTCCTCCACCGAAGTAGTGGTGCATGAGTAGGTTGATACCAATAGAAAAAATACGATAAAAAATCTGCTAAATTGTTTCATAACTTTCAAAATCGGCAGCAAAAGTATTGATGCACAAGTGTTTGTCAGAATGATTTTTGAAGAGTTTTTTGAACGGTTTTTAATCAACGTTCAATAGCGTTAAGCAATTCTTAAAGTGGTATTTCATCGATGGTCGAGTCCATTATGACCAAATTGTAAAGTATGTATTTTGAATTATTGAAAACTTTGATTTTTCATTCAGATTTTGCGTACTTCACAAATTAAAATTCATTTCTATGATCATTTTTGTTGATATGGACGAGGTTATTGCAGATGCCTACGTTGCACATCTAGATATTTACAATCAAGAATTTAAGGCACGGATAAAAATCGAGGACTGTTTTGGCAAAGAATTTTGGCAGATGGTCCCCGAAGGACACCAGCAATCCATAAAAGACCATACAAGACGGGATGGTTTTTTTGGTAGTTTAAAGGTAATCCCCGATAGCCAAGAGGTGCTTGAGGAATTGAGCAAAAAACACGAGGTGTACATTGCCTCGGCCGCAATGGAGTTCCCTCAATCCTTACGGGAAAAGTCGGATTGGTTGGATACCCATTTCCCGTTTATTCCTTGGCAGAACCGAATATTGTGCGGCAACAAACATATTTTAAAAGGCGATGTACTTATCGATGACAGGAGCAAAAACCTTGGACCTTTTGATGGTAGGTCGATCATGTTCACATCGCCCCATAACGCCCACGTTACCGATTTTGAACGTGCCGATACTTGGAAGGATATAGCGGAGAAACTTTTGTAACTTGCAATTGCAATGCAAAACAAAGTATCCCGGTTTTTTATGTTTTTGGGCATGTCCATGCTTCAGGCCTGTGCTGCACAGTCCCATTTGGTACAGGACGAACTGGAAACCGTTACCACGGAAAACGTAAAATACTACCTCTACTATCCCGAGGATTATTTCGATTCCCAAAGCAAAGAATTTGGTCTGTTGCTCTTTCTCCACGGAGGAGGAGAGTCAGGTAGGAACGTGGAGGAAATAAAGGATACAGGTCCCCCAAAAATGTTGGTGGAAGGCAAGCAGTTCCCATTTTTGATTTTGGCCCCTCAAAACCCGCACGCAAAAAAGTGGTGGAATACCGATGCGGTTGTCCAACTGTTGGATTCCGTGGTCCAAAACAATCGAGTGGATAAAAACAGGATCTATTTATCGGGATTGAGTAGGGGAGGGAGTGCATCTTGGGAATTGGCTACCCAATTTCCCGATAAGTTTGCCGCCATGGCCGTAGTCTGTGGAATGGCCCCCTTGCCATATGCGCATTGGATCGATAAAAATATGCCCATTTGGGTTTTTCATGGCGACCAAGACGATGTGATCCATGTTAAGGAGTCCGATGATATGGTGAAAAAATTACGGGAAATGGGGCATAATATCCGTTACACCAGATATAATGGTGTTGGGCATAATGTATGGGACAGAGCCTATACTACAGATTCATTGTACACCTGGTTGGCCGCTCAAAAACGAATTAAATGAACTATATGAGATATTCAATTGTTTTTCTAGGGTTTCTTTTGATAATAAGCTGTCGTCAAAAGGAAAATCCCCGCCAGAATACTACCGTAGAAGCCGAAACAGAAGTAGCTTTGGATGCTATACCCACGGATACCACGGCTAAAGTTGCCAAGCCCGTTCTAAAAACCTTCGATGGTTTGGCCGACACCACTTTTGTAAGGTTGGCAGATTTTAGCGAGGATTTCGCCTACGATATGCGCTATGCCACCAAAAACAATTTTTTAAAGGCCAAGGTGTACGATTGTGCCGAATGCTACACCCGCGTAAAAACGGCCAAGGCATTGATCAAAGCCAATAAGTATTTTATGGATAAAGGCGTTAAAATCAAATTTTATGATTGTTATCGACCCAACTCCGTGCAATATAAAATGTGGGAAATAGTGCCCAACCCCCAATATGTGGCCAACCCGGACAAGGGATCGATTCACAATAGGGGCGGTGCCGTGGATATTACCTTGGTGGATATGGACGGCAACGAACTGGATATGGGAACCGATTTTGATTATTTCGGAAAAAGGGCCTATCACGATAACATGGATTTGCCCCAAGAAATATTGGACAACCGAAAATTATTAAAGGAAACCATGGAGGCCCATGGCTTTTGGTCCATAAGAACGGAGTGGTGGCATTACAACCTTTCGTCAGCCTCCAATGATCCCGTGGCCAATTTTAAATGGGAATGTAACTAGTGATCGCTCAACTTTATGAAAAAGCTTAAAAAATCAACCTTGGCCATAGTATTGATTTCGTTTGGAATGTCTGCTCAGGATACTATTATGCCATTATGGCCAAAAGCTATACCCAATCAAATTAAGTCAGAAGAAAAGGAGAAGATAGAGCATGCCGATGACGGTATAATTTGGATATCCAATGTTCAAGAGCCTACATTGGAAGTCTACCTTCCTGCCCAAAAAAGCATGACAGGGCAGGCGGTAATCATTTTTCCGGGAGGCGGATATTATGGTCTTGCGTATGACTGGGAAGGTATTGATATTGCTAAAACCCTTACTGCGAGAGGGGTGGCGGGTATCGTGGTAAAATACCGCTTGCCTTGGTCCAAATCCATAACCGGGGGGAAGAACGTAGTGCCCTTACAAGATGCCCAGCGTGCCATTAGATTGGTTAGGGAAAACGCTGAAGAGTGGAACATCGCATCCAATAAAATCGGAATTATGGGTTTCTCGGCCGGGGGACATTTGGCGTCCACATTGGGCACCCACTATAATGAAAAGGTATACAAAAGGCAGGATGAAGCCGATGACCTATCGGCCCGTCCAGATTTTATGGCATTGATCTACCCTGTTATCACGTTGGGGGAGCCCAGCACCCATACCGGTTCCAGAGCATCATTGATTGGGGAGGAGCCCTCCGCCGATGCAGTGGATTACCTGTCCAACGAAAAACATGTAGATGTGGATACTCCACCAACTTTTTTGTTACATGCCATGGACGATGAGGCCGTGCCAGTGGAGAATACCATCATGTTTTTTGAAGCTTTGAGAAAACACAATGTACCCGCAACCATGCACGTTTACCCAACAGGCGGGCATGGATTTTCGTTGGCATTACAAGATGAAAAATTGAAAGATTGGATACACCTTTTGTTTGATTGGATAGCGCATTTGGACTAATCGACTAATTTTTCACAGTCCAGGACCAACAACGAACCGCTGTGGGACTTGGTGAAGAACAGGTACCTAT from Flagellimonas oceani encodes the following:
- a CDS encoding aminotransferase class IV, which codes for MLPKGNFPEKVFLNGKIISAEDAKISVFDRGFLFGDGIYEVMVQLENGIFYKKAHLDRLQDNLNKIGVSFHVKTIDDALEPLLKASDLTDKSCLIYMQVTRGVAPRKHSFPKGAPATVMMYALPYDLPSINPKNMKAILEPDFRWHRCDIKSISLLGNIMTNESAMESGADEAALVRDGMISEGSHTNIFFVKDGTVITHPANEHILDGISRQIVLKLCKEMNIPTLEKPVPQTEIQNMDEAFFTGTTTQVASIAVLGEHTFYDNDNVGKTTKRLQEAFAKLRTTDTSQSTL
- a CDS encoding OmpA family protein, which gives rise to MKKIILVIALGTSLISLAQSKLDRADQYFDDFKFEKAIALYSDLASQDQKKSTHIIQRLADAHFNMGEYQSAKDWYVKLYAVQGQNVGESNIIKLVQCLKASMEPEKADQLLKDFYSDQDRLKMILAQKEQLEGLREENPKFEIQKLAFNSKKSDFAPAMFNDMLVFASARDTSESKGKIYPWNNQPYLDVYLTNPNIPDFVPEKFLDNMDSDYHDANVAFAPGSQTVYFTRNYIKKNKLSANNDGLSNMQILKGSIYQNKLIEVTSLSFNSKNYSCGHPAVSPDGKFLYFTSNMPGGYGHSDIYVVELGMDGDAVSPPKNLGKQINTKGREMFPYIDGDTLYFSSDGHYGLGGLDVFASTILSMNQFELPNNLGEPINGNMDDFSLIFSAKKDLAFFASNRFGGAGDDDIYQINEAKPVDCLVYSGYVLNKNTGDPIPMSKIELYDGATGFVSALQTDDNGYFNITLPCNKENKLVFSKPRFTKEEVIITTGENPEEASEENMIYLTPFESLVVKEGDIEKIKVNPIYFEYDKSDITPRAEIELEKVLYAMREFPDIKIKIESHTDSRGTDQYNFKLSDDRAKSTMRYLISKGIDHDRIVSADGYGEYRLKNKCANGVKCSEQEHLMNRRSDFIIVEKSETLENVQR
- a CDS encoding type IX secretion system membrane protein PorP/SprF, with protein sequence MINNIQYKMMVTLCIVLLHFGAKAQQAPQYTQYMYNTTVLNSGYTGTSANFEANVLYRSQWVGLDGAPETQSFTVQGRTGEKVGLGLTAINDNIGASNNVRVNGHFAYELTTGASTKLSLGINAGADILSIDWSKGNFNDDLDPVFSENLNKTRPIVGFGAFFYSDHWYLGASTDNFLNSEIYNDDDREVTDRKSQYYFMGGYVFDLSPSLKFKPAMLTKHIAGAPLTVDVSANFLIQEKVNLGLAYRYDDALSALAGFHLGSKFFIGYAYDYSLTGLENYNDGSHEIILKFTVFDINKRALSPRFF
- a CDS encoding gliding motility-associated C-terminal domain-containing protein, which encodes MDQLLLLGKKCLFLILLLSSAWTLEAQTFATTINSEDEVDNSTNAIDGDLSTSANVRASSGLALGVGAYDGHLELEFPSTLTSNTQSFVKIETEDDLLPSLLGGSLGSLLSNVLGVVLIGNQQFIVTVKNNDNNVLQESSFGTNAFSSDQLRVVTDANNDFYLAIAPEDDYNRVRIENQIGSVLGLFNTRSLDVFGAFYGGDPSLCGTPSYTSFDGSGLSLDLLGLGGAGVTNPNLAIDGDLNTASEVGLGVLGVAASIEQTVYFDSLSQPGDNFYVRLAVDPSLLTLGVADNIQVIAQNGSESPIFSGNLSALLDLDLLGLLEGGQVATIPLDPSGQANRVTFRLSSLLNVDIAQSFDLYEVYRAPALPELDASSQDVSICTGESVDLVATTAAGNELRWYDSETNGNLLATVNSGDPYTTPVLTASTTYYVAAANPSCPEESPRIPVEVNVVDIPTAADIDIIGDESPICSSNNVVLTPSSDIDGTYTWFFDANATNEITDGLTVGAVTYTIDPEDGALIISGLDQGGSPYTYYARVTESSAGCENAAGDLQSATVQIVDSGASIAIDATPVITLDILSDIFQVDPTFNVSGSISGDASPGDAIILSVNGQTFNGVLDANLDFSVDVNGIDLSLDANSAIEVFVDGGLCSLTGGIDIDIPDLIIDDLVQTFCASDNPTLLDLVVNVDNIAFFDSLDAALALDLGTPLVDGEVYFAGILGVPLEVLVRVGITVNLINPSTPTASETTQTFCASENPTLADIQVNESNILFFADAGANTTLDVTTPLVDGESYFVANVSAEGCISTSLLEIIVNLEGRTPTTNSVTQTFCASAGLTLADIQVNESNILFYDSATGGQELDASTLLSDGTYYLSLEETSGCESPTRLEVTVVLQEDEPITLTGQSEDACINQEYTYTTESGKQNYSWTVTGGTVVDGGGITDDFVSVNWTSLQENSISIAYDDPAACTPSDAFELDVATIECGEVLDEEFCLMVYNEFSPNNDGFNDFFEIECIEDYSNTIEVFNRNGNTVFKAVDYRNTWNGIANVNGILNKGDHLPSGTYYYVVNIPELNRNLVGWLQLAR
- a CDS encoding CAP domain-containing protein — its product is MKQFSRFFIVFFLLVSTYSCTTTSVEEVETTYYKNQVSSMEEEILELVNQHRASIGMNTLEFDGIAYDYAIAHTKDMINKQAISHDDFDQRSSNLTVEAKANYVSEIVGRNFVTAKGVVDAWLKSDSHRRAIEGDYIFSAVSAQADANGVFYFTQMFYR
- a CDS encoding 5' nucleotidase, NT5C type gives rise to the protein MIIFVDMDEVIADAYVAHLDIYNQEFKARIKIEDCFGKEFWQMVPEGHQQSIKDHTRRDGFFGSLKVIPDSQEVLEELSKKHEVYIASAAMEFPQSLREKSDWLDTHFPFIPWQNRILCGNKHILKGDVLIDDRSKNLGPFDGRSIMFTSPHNAHVTDFERADTWKDIAEKLL
- a CDS encoding prolyl oligopeptidase family serine peptidase, coding for MQNKVSRFFMFLGMSMLQACAAQSHLVQDELETVTTENVKYYLYYPEDYFDSQSKEFGLLLFLHGGGESGRNVEEIKDTGPPKMLVEGKQFPFLILAPQNPHAKKWWNTDAVVQLLDSVVQNNRVDKNRIYLSGLSRGGSASWELATQFPDKFAAMAVVCGMAPLPYAHWIDKNMPIWVFHGDQDDVIHVKESDDMVKKLREMGHNIRYTRYNGVGHNVWDRAYTTDSLYTWLAAQKRIK
- a CDS encoding M15 family metallopeptidase translates to MRYSIVFLGFLLIISCRQKENPRQNTTVEAETEVALDAIPTDTTAKVAKPVLKTFDGLADTTFVRLADFSEDFAYDMRYATKNNFLKAKVYDCAECYTRVKTAKALIKANKYFMDKGVKIKFYDCYRPNSVQYKMWEIVPNPQYVANPDKGSIHNRGGAVDITLVDMDGNELDMGTDFDYFGKRAYHDNMDLPQEILDNRKLLKETMEAHGFWSIRTEWWHYNLSSASNDPVANFKWECN
- a CDS encoding alpha/beta hydrolase, which produces MKKLKKSTLAIVLISFGMSAQDTIMPLWPKAIPNQIKSEEKEKIEHADDGIIWISNVQEPTLEVYLPAQKSMTGQAVIIFPGGGYYGLAYDWEGIDIAKTLTARGVAGIVVKYRLPWSKSITGGKNVVPLQDAQRAIRLVRENAEEWNIASNKIGIMGFSAGGHLASTLGTHYNEKVYKRQDEADDLSARPDFMALIYPVITLGEPSTHTGSRASLIGEEPSADAVDYLSNEKHVDVDTPPTFLLHAMDDEAVPVENTIMFFEALRKHNVPATMHVYPTGGHGFSLALQDEKLKDWIHLLFDWIAHLD